In Leopardus geoffroyi isolate Oge1 chromosome B4, O.geoffroyi_Oge1_pat1.0, whole genome shotgun sequence, the DNA window TTGAGATTCTGATGACTTTTCAATGtaaaggtgtttttttaatgctttttttttttaaagtttacttatctattttgagagagacagagtcagcatgagtgggggaggtgcagagagagggagggagagagagaatcccaagcaggcttggggctgtcagcgcagagcctgatgcggggctcgaacccacgagctgtgagatcatgacctgagctgaaaccaagagtcagatgcttaactgactgagccgtctaGGCGCCTGTCAATGTAAAGAGTTTTTTGAAAAACATCTCAGGAATCATGTTCAAATCTAACCATGTTTTTGTactattttctaaaactttagtGAAGGAGAGCTAAAAGAACAACCTTAAGACAAACACAATTAGATTGTCTTTATGCCTTTTGTGTCATTGGAAGGATAGTTAAGGTTTAGCTAAAGATTTAAGTCTGTTACTTTAGGACCTAAACTCCCCCACCACCCGCCATTACTTGACAGGATGTTTGCTTGCAAAATGACTACTTTCCTATAGTCACTCTTGATTTTAATATAACAGACTATCATTATGACTCAACCTGAACATTAGTCATCATGGAATGTCATAGTCTCTACAAATAGACAAATATTGATCATAGCAACTTTTGGAAACAGAATACAagcaaaatcaaattaaaattaacttaGAAGTATTAGTTTAAAAGTGCTTTTAGGTTTCTAAGAACGTATTGATCATCAGTTAAGTATCTCACAAACATCTGAAATTTAGATTTTCATTTATGTCCATTTtgttacaaaaaaattaaggcaaagtTCAAAACTACAACATGTAGagtattgttttctttctattataaTTGGCAAgtataaaatcaatttttccAGTATACACTGTTGACAGGAGTTTTATGTAAAGAATACATATTGcctataaaaatttctaaaacaaaatatgtatCTCTTTATCGATACCGTTGGTCTTATAAAATGATTCATttcaattcacaaatattttaactaaataaCTGTTTTGACAAAAACAAAAGGTATCTTAAACCTCTGTCAACTACTCACCTACATATTGTAGTTggatctcatttaaaattttctgtcacCTTCAAATTTTAAGGAAAGCATATGAAAATGTCGAGTCTTCATAGGCCTCATTTGGCGGTGTATTTCCATCTACATTACTACTCTTTATGAGTTTCTCCTCATTTCTTGGTCTGGAATTTACAGAGCACTACAAGTCAAATAAACATTGCTGATTATCTGATTAATTTTGACTTAGAATGCTGTTGCTCCAAATGATCCAGGCCTGTTTCCTttgcacaaaataaaaaaaaaaaaaaaaagttaaaaaaataattgagtaaTTACCCAGATAATAGTAACCCAAGTCCAAGTCTCTAATTACATGGACTGAATTGACTATATTAATAcaagtctccctttctctctgctgttagctgttattttcttagtattttatgACATTAacgtgatttttttaaaatcttgcccCCTAGTCCCTTCTcataaaatacagacaaaatgCTTACATAAAAGAAATGTGATTGTGAAAATAACACATGAAGGAGTTAAGAACaactatatttatgttttaaacttCATAAAACAATTAAATGCTTAAGGAGGAAAAAACCGAGGAACGGAAAGGTTTCATCTAGTTTGTAGGTACTTGTTTTCATAGTCGTCTGTAAAATTACTTTCTGAGCATTTACCATGGTGTTAAAATCAGTAATGCATAAactatttaaagtattttctgaatACTTCTACCTATGCAAAAAATACGTGAGAGTGTTGAAGACAATGATACTACTAAGATTTTCCTTAAAGGATTTCTAGACTGGATTTTgtgtaaaatgttttcaagtctATGTTTTATTTTGGCAAGGGAGATAAAATATGTACTCTCTTGAAAATAACATATTCATAACAACcatcattaaaatgttaaattcttcACCAGTATTGTTTAAAATATCgtatgtatttcaaaaatattaaaacacgTTTACTAGGCCTTTCTTTGCCCAGGTGAgcccttttaaaatattagttctggtttaaatgcttaatttaagtgaattaaaaacacattttgtatattttttttagcgtttttaGTGCATTTAATTCAGATCGTGCATTCTTATATACATAACTGGTTCTGAAGTGATTTGTTTGGTAAGTGatgataatttttgtttttaaaattatgctccttgactgttaaaaactgagaacaaactgagggttgacggggggtgggagggaggggagggtgggtgatgggtattgtggagggcaccttttgggatgagcactgggtattgtatggaaacgaatttgacaataaatttcatatattgaaaaaaaattatgctccTTTACACAAATAAATATGGATATTTGTACATtacttaaatttcaaaattagaTATGTAAAAAACATGCtcttaaaatacaaactttttttaaatgtttatttatttatttttgagagagagagagagagagagagagagagagagagagagcgtgcacaagacAGCATACACAAGCcggcaggggcagaaagaaaggaagacagaataccaagcaggcttcaagctgccagctcagagcctgatgtggggctcaaactcatgaaccacaagatcatgacctgagcaaaattcgggagtcagatggttaaccaactaagccacccaggcgccccttaaaacacaaacttaaaaaaaaattactggctttaagggcacctgggtggctcagttggttaaacgtcggactcatttcggctcaggtcctgatctcacggtttgtgggttccagcctcacatcaggctctctgctgtttgcacagagcccgcttgggatcctctgtcctcctttctctctgctcctccccccttctcaaaagtaaacattaaaaaaaataaaaaactattggCTTTAAACAGTACTATTCCATAAAGTAGTCCCTcttgttcctgtgtgtgtgtgtgtgtgtgtgtgtgtgtgcgctcagAATTCATGGAACTGGTCCAAACATCAATTTCTTAAGTATGAGAAAATACTATTAGAATAGATCCCAAAACCAGAACCAAAAAGAAAGGGAATCTATTAGATATTCTCTGTTGTTGTAGTCTAAATATAGGATATCTTGAAACTGATCAAGTTCTGGGCACAGTAATTCTGAGCATTACCGTGAGGCTCAGTTGAATTCAGTGTAGCTAAGACAATCTTGCTGTAATGGACtatgacagaaaataaacagtaaataagcTTTCCATGATATTTCTTTTCATGAAGggaaaaattttccttccttcctcttttttctcttaccttcctttttccccccttctttccttctgaaaacattcaatctctctctctttaaaaatgtactaaCAATTTAAAGAACAGACTATATACATAGGAAATAATTAATTAGATATATTCATCAAAGTGAACTTCTTTCAACATGTCCatccttcattttcattctcttataGCTAAGCCATGGGTCATTCTGGCTGAAACCAGATCAATGAACTAGGAAATTAAAGTGGTGATCTTTATAATCAAAGTAGAGGGGGAAAAGCCCAACCTGCTGTTGATTGGCAAACCGTGCTTATTATCTAAATCGTCTATTTGACAGAATTTTTTGGATGATTCACCAGCTCCCAATTTTCATATCACTTCAGTGGTGAAGTAGATATAAATTATGTGATGTAAGGAGTAAACTTGCCTGTCTTAATCCATACAAAAGATAAGTAAATTGTCATCATTTAAATCACTTACTGAATTTAAAGGTAAgttgttagtttttatttgtctattaGAGAATTCTAAGACACACAATTCAATCTGTTCTTTAAATGTAATATTGAGTAtgattgctttgtttctttctaattGTCTTGCCTTTAAATTAAAAGTTGCCTTCATCTCTTGGccaactgtatttattttccttaaaaaaaaaaaaaatcaattcctcAGTCCTTCCTAGCTGAAGACCACAATTTTAGTCAGTACGACTCAGATATTTCCATGACACATTAGTGCTTTGCTTCAGAATAAAGGCTCAAACTTTTTAAAGGAGCCCTAGAAAGACATGGTTTTTCTAGTGAgcataacatttttttcaaaattatagacTGGTTAGATACAaagatttgatattaaaaattatcatttgatTCTTGTGTACATTCCTTTAATGTTACAGAGTTATCTTGTTCTGACTCAAGTAGCTAACAAAATCGTGGCATGGAAATCTTGATGATAGTTTCCAAATTTCACTTCAGAAATTCAAGAATATTCTCCCTTTTTCACAGTATCTTGACTATAGAATTCCCTGTTTGCGAAGTCTAACAAAATTATAAGTTTCTTAACGTCAAGAAATGCTTTATCTTTTCAAGAAACTTAATTTCTTACTAGTGTAATAATTTAACCTGTTAAAACTtaggcttaaaatatttaagtttgcctattattatatcatattttgaggatttatatttgatattttcctgATACaactatctgaaaaataaatatttcaaaatgataccaaatgatgaaaatattgcTTAAATAGGAATTGTActacttaaatattttgaatagaagttttggaggaaaaaaatccaacacaTTCATGCAAAACCATAAGTAAGCATGGGCACTGTACAACTGGTCCCAGTGTCTTTAATGTGAGTGACATTTCACTTTCCTTCACATATTAAGGCACTAATTCTATTGAAAGGAATTTGAGTTTTATCTCTAaaagtccatatatatatatatgatagaccGTATGATGTGAGGGAGGCAAAAAGTTATATTTGTCTACATTAATTGTTGTAGcaacaattatttataaatttgttaGGGATTGGATTAGatgttaaatttgaaaataaaagttttgtcgCCCCCTGTGAATTTTCAGTGTGGTCTTTTGACAACATATGTTCCATAAGACTCAGTTTGCAATCACTGAACTCTGTGATCATGAATGTACAAAAACTTGACCATTCAAATCCCAAGTCCCAATCTATGTCTTACCAAGTTAAGATATTTAATAAGAGAATGCATATAGATTTTATAAACTTCATTGAAATAATTTTGACCTATCCTCTCAAGTGCCATGTATAACTCAGTTAAATATTTCTGTCTACTCTCCATTTTTGgttaaaataacttcaaaataacAAATCCTATTTTCATTAATAGGTATCTCAAGGTTTTACAATCATTAACCATCAAAGAATGAGtgttgggggcagagagatggtCTCTTGTCTATAGGtaatttttaagggtttttaaCTTCCTTCTCTCTAGAAAATAAGCAGGTATGCCATGGGCAAAGATGAAATAGAATCTCACTGGAACACATAGTTAACACTTCTGGTTTCTCTTGAGTACTTTGGCATATTGGCTGTTTTCACTCCCTCTGGACCATCACTAAACTTTTCATTCTAAAGGAATACTTCCTTTCAACTTTCTTTGCATAAAAGCAACAGTCCTTATAcaatctaggaaaaaaaaaaaaaagaatgctagaaaatattttgtttcataaaactaACAAATGTACCAATGAGGCCTTTGAGAAAAGCTGACCACACAGATCTTGTAAACACCCCAGCACATTTTAATTGTAGTCAGAATGCAGAGGCCAATATTAaattggtttcttaaaaaaaaaaaaaattaacagcccAAAGGatacaatgtattttaaaatactctaaaaCACTGTTTTAAATGATACTTGCTAATTCTTTGAATAATCTctaaattctcaaaagaaaaatttatcagCAGTGTCTTTCTTAATATTTGTGATTTAGAAGGAAAAATCCATTATTAAATTAagatttttgagtatttattttgttattctcaGCTGCACATAATTGTTATTTAAGAAGCACTTTGAGGCACAGTTCAGTCTGTTGGCTTTGAGCCTGCAGAattttttcaagtccagtgagAGCTCCAATGCTCTTTGCAGTaatcaaagcaaaaatttttgtttttttttttttttacactttcagAATGTGTTCATCATAGTTTTTCTAACACTATAAAATGCATTGATTTTATTGCTGCAAACAATAGAGTCTGAATCTGTACAATCATGTTTTCTAATGTTCACACTTTGGTGTATTTCAATGGCTTACTTGCCAAGAACATACATATTCTATGtacatttaaacaaattcttAATCCTGTGCTTCCTTCAAAGGAAGTTGAAATAAATATACCTATGGTAGAAAAATTCAGCTTTTCTAGTAtcaaaaaacatataattaaaatttttgtgtgaGCCGTAAATGTACTCATCACTTGGGCCTAACACAAGTATATCTAGGCAAAAGAGGACAAATCCCTTGTAAGAGAAAGTAATTACATACGTATAAGAGTAACATGACAGCTATTTTGGAAACAATCCCTGTGAATTTCCTAACTTTTATACTCTCAAATTCACAACcatttattgtatgtattttcctcttttaaaacaacatttaaaaatctacagTCAGGCATTAACGCTTTCTTTTTGACACTACATTGAGTATGATTACAATAATCAACTCAAATTCTATTAGAATATTAACAATCAATGTTATACAAGGTCATAAAATACACATGTAATAAATGTAATGATCTCGGGTGTTGTTAATATTAACACTTACACAACTCTGCCCTGTAAAGTATCCCCTATGTAAATCAGATACCTGGAAATTTTTCAACTGATGCTAAATTATTCCATTGGTGTCCTGTTGTGAAACCAGGTGCTTTCTACGTATTGCTGCAAGTTTAAATGTTGATTATGTTTATTAGAaacttttctccccccaaaataagcaCTAAATTATTCCCACAGAAGTGTCTcacctggagtctgtttcaaatAATCGCTCCTGGAGGCTAAAACACCTTTCTTGCTCCTtatccccgcccccctccctccaccacaaAGAActtgctttttaacttttctttttaaattcttgtgATCAAAAGTGCGTAATCTACTTTGCTTATTTTCCCCCCGCCCCTTAAAGAATCATTTTTGTTCTCCAACTCCGTCGAAATACAAAGGCAAAGTTAAAAACTTTGGACAATATTTGAGTTTTCAAAGTTATGGATAGCTGAGCCAGGAATCACTTCTAATAAAACCCTTGCCAGTCCTACCTGTATTTTATTAAGATAACTGCCTGATATGTGAAGACTCTTTCATTAAAACCACAGAGATGTCATAAGCACAGCAGCACAAAACTTGTGTCCGtttgctttgggggggggggagggtcgtTATTTGCAGCGGCATATACAATTCCAATAATTCTGTCAAATGTTTGCGGATCATTTATGAATCCCTCAATTACGGAAGTACAGTAGGACCACACGCGCACTGTACGCGtgaacatgtgtgtacacacagacacacacacacgcaggaagGAATCCACTGCCATATTCCAGGACTgacaatgaaaaaggaaaaataaacaagaattatGTAACTTGAGGTCTACAGCCTCACTCACAAAAGGGCAACGCTGGGAGGTTAAGCTGTTTGAGTGCAAAAACCccccaaaccagaaaaaaacacaaccagTTGCTCTAAATGGGAGCTTCCCGCAGGCTTTCGCGCTGAGCGAGGAGCAAGGGAAGCGTagttttcggggggggggggggggcggggggccggaatccccacctctccctccactcccccccaGGGGGTCTTTCCAGGAACGCTCCAGCGGAGCCCCGCAGGAGCTGGTGACAGACCTAGGTGAGCACcgaggggaagagaaagcaccGAGCGCGTCCACAAAGCGCCCGGGGCCGCCCCTCTCCCTGAGGCGCGGCAGCTCTCGCGGCTGGCCCAGAAGGAAGGGCTGGACGGAAGCCACGGCGCCGGGAACGGCAGGGGCGGCGGGCGACGGACGGTGGGCGGCTAGGCGCGCTGGCCGAGGCGCGAGCCGGGGAGGCGGCCGGGGAGGCCCCGGGCTGGGAGGCCCGCAGCCCGCGCCGCCGCCCGGAGCCGCGTGCGCGCGCGGCCGCATCAGCTGAGCGCGCGGCGCGTGTCACGTGGTGCGCGTGTCGAAGGTCACGGCGCGCTCACAATGGAGCTCTCGGAGTATGTGCAGAAAGGCTTCCAGATGCTGGCCGATCCTGGCTCCTTCGACTCCAACGCCTTCACGCTTCTCCTCCGGGCGGCTTTCCAGAGCCTGCTGGACGCCCAGGCGGACGAGGCCGTGTTAGGTAAGCCGCTCGGCTCTGAGCTAGATCGGCCTGGGTGGAGGGGCGCTCGGAGAAGAGGAGCGAGACCGAGCGAGAGGGGGAAAACCCCGGGAAGAGGAAGTCTCCGGGCTTTGCCCTTCGCTCCGGACGGAGTGTGGGGATGTGAACCCGGAGCGGACCCTGACCATTGTTCTGTCCCCAGTTGGCACCTGCACACAGCCGGCTACACGTTTCTGGTCTGATTTCTCCTCCCAgtctctttgttcctttgtaaAGCCCGTGTTCGAGTCTTGTTTGTGGCCTAAACATCTAAGGTTTGCAGCCTGGTCTGAGGCAAAGGCTAGTTGACACTTGGACTTCATCAGGGTAGCTCCCTGCAATTCAAGCGTTCAGTGCTAGGCTGGCAAAGGTTTTAAAGGCTCTGTTTCCAAAGAATTACTAGGTCACATAGTGTTGACATTTTCCAATCTAGAGAATACCTCAAGCCCCTGTGATCACTGCAACACCCCAGTTAAGTATGTTTTGCACAGGTCCCACGcctagaactttaaaatatgGTGCATAATGTTTTGTTCCGCACCAGTTACGAGGAGACGAGTCTCTTTCAAGTGGTCCGGTCAGTGATTGCGAGTGCCGTGTCTGTATGGATTGAAAGCGTATTTTAAGACATCGCTTTtagataattttcttaaatataaatatcccaacaattcaaattttgttttttctgtagtTTCATGATCTAAACCCTTGTACAAAAAGTATGAAAGTGGAAGTTCTTTAAACGAAAATAGTAACCACCACCTGGgttaatctcaaaaaaaaaaaaaaggatagctgTCAAAAtcggaaaatattttgaaaattgtattttatattctgaacCCGTGTCCCGCTCTTGATGTATTAATGTCCTTGGACCAGTTATCCTAAAATTAATCCATTTTAGAGGGACAGTTTATTCATTCTTAAGTTTACACCGCgtaaaatatttgtcttcttattttcCTGTGAATATACTGCATCCAGCGTTGTATTGAccactttttagttatttttttttttcctttggggttgtacagttgtaaaaaaaaacacacacacagtgaaaaagTAAGGCAAAATAAAAGAAGGCAATTGAGACCGGTAACAGAATTATTGATGTATGCTCATTATTGTTTTCCATTGACCTTGTTGTTCATCTCATTTACTTATAATTGCCAGTCTTTAGAGTTGAATTCTTTTTGTTATCTTGTTAAAGGGGATTTTTACCCAAATTAAAATACCCATTTTAGAAACATGactataaagaatttattatcACAGCCATCACTagcaattaatttattttagatcACCCAGACTTGAAACATATCGACCCTGTGGTTTTAAAACATTGTCACACAGCAGCTGCAACTTACATACTGGAGGCAGGAAAGCAAAGAGCTGACAAGTCAACTCTAAGGTAcaggatttatttaaatattcatttgttttcaaatagtaTCTTTAAGACtccaatttcactttttaaactttGGCTTTTCTCCCCCCTTCTAGCACTTACCTAGAAGACTGTAAATTTGATAGAGAGCGAATAGAACTGTTTTGCACGGAATATCAGGTtacttatttaaagttttttaaattaatagttactatttttcttctctttgcaaagatgtgttttctttctttctttccccctccagAATAATAAGAATTCCCTAGAAATCCTACTGGGAAGGTAGGTACTGTATAAGGTGTCAAGCTGAGCCACTTTTCACTTGCAGGTATGAATGGAGAGTCTGGTGTGAAACAAAACAGGGCAAAAAGACAGGGATCTTGACCAAAAGAAAAGGGGCCAAAGGGCAAGTGAAACAATTGAAGTTAagctaatgttttttttaaaggtaaagtttattgagataattttttcAATGCTCTTTTACTCTTCAGAACTTGAAAACATGGTTTAACAATTTTTGAATTCAGAGGAGattgaaattgtgtgtgtgtgaggtggggaggtAGACACCATTCTTGGTAGAGAGAAATACTCAAAGTCTTTCTGTAGATATTATGTACAAAATTATCATTGTATTTTTTAGTATAGGCAGATCTCTTCCTCATATAACTGATGTTTCTTGGCGTTTGGAATATCAGATAAAGGTAAAGTTGGACAAACTCTTTTCTGGGGGGAtttaaggaacttaaaaaaaaaaaagactgaagtgtATGTGTTGTGCTCTTTTAGACCAATCAACTTCATAAGATGTACAGACCTGCATATTTGGTGACCTTAAATGTAGAGGTATTTACACATATGCCTtgtctaaaatttaaatgtgtaatgaaatttaaaatgccctTGATTTACATAAACAgcgcttttttttcttccatagaaCACTGATTCCCGATCCCACCCAGAGATTAGTTTTAGTTGCAACATGGAACAATTACAGGTACAGTATTAGGATCTGTGAATATGCCTGTTTGTTTATAGATGTTTGAGAATTATGCTTATGGAAAGTTCAAAAGAAAAACTAACCATCTGTCAGGAGACAGTGAAGGTTGGTTAAGGATTTAATGGGAAAGGGCTTCAAAAGCAgtattttaaagtaggcttcacttTTGAAATTAAGACATTCCTAACAGAATTGGTTTatatttgctgttccctctggttAAGATAAATTTCTGAATTGTAGTGTTGAGTGTGAATTCCTTCTATTGTGATTAGTTTGAtccaataaaacaaagcaaaattaagggcatgtctttgaaaatgtcttctttaCTTTCAGGAATTAAACTTTCAAACAATctttaaatggttttaaatgactttttataaAGAGGAAGTATACATAAAGTTCTAAAACTCTTTCATATTGCCAATGTAAGACTGGAAACATTCAAAACTACGTTGATTACTGGACATGGTAACGAATTTATTTCTTACCACTTAAAACAATGAAGAGCATTACTTGAAATTTTGATGaactttgaatttttcaaaaggcATCTCCTGTGGAATTGTTTTAATGCAACCATTAATCAAACTTTAAAGTTTCTCAGAAAGTGTGAATACAGCGTAATTTTTGTTAGGTAACTGGAGAAATTTAGTTCTGACCTATCTTGCCTGTTAAGAGGATTCGGTTAGAAATTGTATTTCAAATGTGAGGGGAGAGTGGCCCATTTGAAGATGAGCTATTTCAGAGGGGAACCTTCTTTTGATCGATAGTGGCTTGCCAAAGGTTAAAACCCTCGTGAATTTTAAACTCGTTTAGAAAGTGCCCCGactttttttcttgcatctttCTCAAACTTGGATACTTCTGTCTTGTGTTTTATCCTAAAAACGTGGCATTATAAACGTCTTTTAGGACTTGGTGGGGAAACTTAAAGATGCTTcgaaaagtctggaaagagcaaCTCAGTTGTAACTTGGGAAAGTTAACGATCCGCCCGGGTGTCGAGGAAGACCAGGAACGCCTTGTCGACCGAACCACCGTTTGTGCGAGCTGGATGTCCTTCtcttaagtagaaaaaaaaaaaagttgcctttTGGATTTATGCCGCTCGTCAATTTTGACACTTTTTTACACGTGTAAAAGAGTTGAGGGAAATTCTGCCTATTTCAGACATCTTTAGCATAAACTGTACATTGATCCCATTTGGTCTTTTTCAAGTCTTACAAAAGGAAGTAGACAGTATTACACTCTGAATAAATAAGTTGTTCCCACAAAAAGAGTGGTGAGAGTTTGTTTGGATTTGAGTTTGTGTTAATTATTACTTTGAAGACATACATACGATTAGCGTTAACTTTTAACGATCGCCTTTTCTCTGGATTAAAGTTAAACACAGTGGGAAAGGATGCGGTCTCCGGGGTTTGTGGAAGACCCCGTT includes these proteins:
- the COMMD3 gene encoding COMM domain-containing protein 3 isoform X1 yields the protein MELSEYVQKGFQMLADPGSFDSNAFTLLLRAAFQSLLDAQADEAVLDHPDLKHIDPVVLKHCHTAAATYILEAGKQRADKSTLSTYLEDCKFDRERIELFCTEYQNNKNSLEILLGSIGRSLPHITDVSWRLEYQIKTNQLHKMYRPAYLVTLNVENTDSRSHPEISFSCNMEQLQDLVGKLKDASKSLERATQL
- the COMMD3 gene encoding COMM domain-containing protein 3 isoform X2, producing the protein MELSEYVQKGFQMLADPGSFDSNAFTLLLRAAFQSLLDAQADEAVLDHPDLKHIDPVVLKHCHTAAATYILEAGKQRADKSTLRCVFFLSFPLQNNKNSLEILLGSIGRSLPHITDVSWRLEYQIKTNQLHKMYRPAYLVTLNVENTDSRSHPEISFSCNMEQLQDLVGKLKDASKSLERATQL